A segment of the Bos taurus isolate L1 Dominette 01449 registration number 42190680 breed Hereford chromosome 19, ARS-UCD2.0, whole genome shotgun sequence genome:
tcttctcttgtctcCACCGCCTTGAAAGCTAATACTTTTGGCAAAGGACGGAGGAAAAAGCTCAGCAACATTTTGGGGGGAGGTTggagttttttggtttgtttttttttttttttaatttaagaaaaaaaaaattgagtgcaTCGCGATGGAGAAAATGTCCCGACCGCTTCCCCTGAACCCCACCTTTATCCCGCCTCCCTACGGCGTGCTCAGGTCCTTGCTGGAGAACCCGCTGAAGCTCCCCCTTCATCACGAAGACGGTGAGCGCTGCCCTGCTGGCTGCCCCTCTGGGGGCCCCCCTCCGGGCCGGCACCCCCGGAGCATCCCCCGCTCCCCCACTCCCGGCACCCCGGCCCCGCTTGAATGAAATTGAGGCACTCACCTAtcgccccacccctcctcccccccaAAAGGGAGGGGACGTTTCTGTCGAGGGGACATTCCGGGTTGCTAGTTGAGCGCCGGGGCCCCGGCCGGGCCTTGCGGGTCCTCTCGGGCGGCGCAGGTGGGAGACAGAAGTTGACAGGTCGGCGTCCCCGAGGTCGAGGTGCACCCACACGCGGAGCGAAAGCGCCGGGGCGAGGGGCGCCCCGCTCGCCGGGGAGGGAACCCCAGGGCCGGGCTCCAAGCGGACGGGGGCTTGAGTCAGGGGTCGCACCGCGGAGCCGGAGTATTTGCGATAGTGCTGATCACAGCTCTTAGTTTTAGCGTTTGGAGCTCCCGAGGCGACAGCGGAGACGCGCGTTGTCCCGGGCTGGGTGCTTCAGACCGGGAGAtaggggctggggtgggctggAGGAGTGGTCCCTGGGCGGGGTGCCGCACCCCCCCACGCGGCCCCCTTCGCCGCGCACTTTCCTGGTAGGAGGGGAGAGCGGGGCAGGCTCAAGTGTAACCGCACCGGAGCCTCCTTTGGCCTGAACCCTTTCTGGGTAAGTCCCAAACCTTCCCCGGGCAACCCTGGCTGGGGCAGGCCCGGAGAGGTCCTGCGTGGAGGCGCCGGATCCAGTTGGTGCCGCCAGGGATTTGTCATTTGGGCTGGCGGGTTTCCTGCCATAGGTATCCCAGGAGCAAATGTGAACTGTGAGGTGAGCCCTGCGGCTCAAGAGTGTAAAGTCTTAAAAGATCCTTTGGCTGCAAGCAGCTGGGGCATATTCGCATTTTTCTTTCCTAGGACAACCTGTTGCATTGCAAGAGCCGAGGGGTTTGGTTCCCAGTCTGCAGAACAGAGCTTCCCTCTTAAATCCCCTTTAAGGAGGGGCACTTGGGAGGAAGATGCTGCCTGCAGTCTTTTGCATCTGTGGCAGTTTTGAAGTCAGATTCTTGGGAGATGAGACTGTAGAGGATTAGAAGGGATGGCATGGAGGCTGTAGAAGCCAAATTCCTTAATCACAGATTTCACCCGCACTTGAGGACTAGTAGACTTGTCCAAATCCAGAGCGCTGGTTAAAGACCTAATGGGGTGAGGGATACTTGCAGGTAGAAAATAGCTGTACATCTCCATCATAGGTTCTCAGAGGAACCACCTTTTCTGGTAACTGTGCTTTTGACAGGTTCcatacatgtataatttttgaATTCGATCATACCTAAGTGtttggggaagaggaggaagaaaacacTTTTGTATTTTAAACCACACCAAAACAAGAAACTTCTTTTGTAAAATACAGTGTACCCCAGTGGCTTTAAAAGCAAACACATGTGGGCTAGGAAGTTCTCAGCTTTCCTCTCTGCAATGTGATACATTGGTTAAGCTCCCATAGGCCTCAGAGCCTCCGTTTCTTCATTGTGAATAGAAGTTGTCACTATTTGCAAGTTTATTATGAGATTTTTTGGGGGAGAAACATATAAAAGAACCAGGTATgttagtaggtgctcaatacagGGTATCAAAGAAGGGCAGAGAGTCCCTGCTTTACCAAAATTAGCATTACTAATGCACTGGCTTTCTAAATCTGAATGACCTCATATTGTCACTGTAATGAATTTCCTGGAAGATAAATCATGCCTAGTTATTggctgttttcttaaaaaatcacAGCAGTTGTATGTAATTGCAGGTGTTATTTTCCCACTGTAGTTTTAAATTATTGTCTCCTTAAATAATGCACTGAGGGCTGTGCTGTGTTGTTTATATCCTAGACCAGTCTCTAGCCCTGTCCCGAGGACTAGTGCTTTCTTTCCAAAGTAAATAGGAAGATGTCGAAAAACAGGCAGAGATCCATGTCCTGCCTGAACTTTTAACTCTAGATCCACAAGAAACAGCAGCCAGAGAACAGCCCCGGTATGTGTGGAAAGTACTTTTGTAGCAGAAGCCAAGGaggagtgattaaaaaaaaagtgagactttttcactgtcttttttAAACTCCAGTATTTTCCCTTGTTTTGCAGCATATAGTAAGGataaagacaaggaaaagaagCTGGATGATGAGAGTAATAGCCCGACGGTCCCCCAGTCAGCATTCTTGGGGCCCACCTTATGGGACAAAACCCTTCCCTATGACGGAGATACCTTCCAGTTGGAATACATGGACCTGGAGGAGTTTTTGTCGGAAAATGGCATTCCCCCCAGCCCGTCTCAGCATGACCACAGCCCCCACCCTCCGGGGCTGCAGCCGACCTCCTCAGCGGCCCCTTCCGTCATGGACCTCAGCAGTCGGGCCTCCGCACCCATTCACCCTGGCATCCCACCCCCAAACTGTGTGCAGAGCCCCATGCGACCAGGTAAACTCCCAGATGGTTCTGCCTTCccgtggggaggaggggagcaaAGGGGGAGGACAGAGCTGACATGAACGTCTTGATCCTCCGGGGTGCATCTGAAAAGGGGAGCCTTGGATTTCAGCCACGGTAGTGGTGGTCCCATTTCAGCGAGCGCATCACCCAGAGAGTCTGCTAAAGGCTGACTCTATGGAACCTACTCCCAGAAATTCTGACGTTTCAGGTCTGGCTGAGGCCTGGAATATGCATTTTTATCCAGCCCCAGTGGGGATTCTAATGCAGCTGATCCAAGGACTGCAGTATGAGGAAAGCCAACCTGTGGTTAATGATTCAGATAATTTAGGCCCCTGTCTCAACTCCcgtcttttcctccttccccaagTACTCAGATAACAGGACCTTGCTGAATGATTTGGGTGGACTGTCTGTATAATGCTGTGGTTTACCTGTATTCATTGTTTTTTCGGCCTGAAGGGGAGCAAGATGTGAgagaggggtggggagcaggTATCTTTTTCATCCATTTCATCTTGTGTTGTCAGTTGAGAAACTGAGTCTTAAAGTAGTTTTCACCTTAAGCATGACTTAGCCTTCTTCAGCATCAGATCCTGTCTTTCTCTTCACTATTCCTAccaaattgttctttttttttcttttcactttcatctgttCACCACACGTAATCCACTTTTATCAAAACCTACAAGGCTGGCTTTAAACGGTGTTGAAATATTGCACAAAAACGTTACCTGAAATGACCGGTACTTCAAAACCCACCCACAAACGCTCAGATGTAAACACAAGTGAGGGCGCTCTGTCTCCGTGCCTTTAGACCCCTGTCGTACAAAACACACAGGAAGAAAAGCCGTTTCATGTGCACAGGTAACCGGGAACAAAGACGCAGGGGATAAATTGTCGGGAAGGTCACCGAGCCAGGGGCCTTAGCTGCGGGGAGGCCAGAAAGCAGGACAGTGGGAGACTTGGGCCGGAGATCATTCCCGAATCTGTGTCCTCGGCTCCTGTAGAATTTCTGTGGCACACAGAGCGAGATGAAAATGAAGCGGTGCGGAGGAGAAGGAGAATGCCTCTGCCTCGAAATGTTAGTATTGGAGTTAAAGGTCTCCCATCCAGTCTCTCTGTGCAGCCCCTTCTTCGAAACCCACTTTGAATTATAGCTTCCAGGGTGCTGCCTGGAacagcatgaagtcttagcccctgctccccaccgGGGGCCACAGAAGCTTATGGAGACACTCCTTTCATGTGAGCCTGACCCCCTGTTCCTTAGGACATACAGGGGCGTTCTCCCAGCAACAGACTACAGAATAAATAATCGTCAGAGCGAGAAGAGAGTCAGGAGGAAGGGCACAGAGGCCCGGTGAGAAGGCTTAGCTGTCTCTCTGTCATCTGCTCACAGCAGTGGGACTTTACAAAGTGCTGCAGCCtttctgggcctcggtttccctTTTGTGCAGGAGGGTATCATTTCTGTTCGATTGGGTCATtgtgaaaattagagataatgtGTCTAAGAGGTCAGATGACTAGCGCTAGATATTTCTTAATGAGAGCAGTTATGATCATTATTCTGTTCGTGTCAGCTtccatcatttcttccaatgcTTGTCTTCTGAAATACCTTCATAGAGTAACTAGGTACAGTGTATAACCCTTTGTTATGTAGAGAAATGTTAGGAGATTTTGACCAATAGTTTTTGGCTTGCAGTGTTCTAAGCCTAACACTTGCACTCAGTTGACAAGTTATTTCTCAGTCCTCTGTTCATGTATAGGATGTGTGTCATGTCAGAAATACtgcatttttccccccaaaaggCATGCTGATTGTCGGGTCCCCACCCTTAGGTTCCTACTGAAAAATCAAGAATTGGGATTTTGGAGCTTGAAAGTCATTTGAATCAGTATTGATCAATGAGTTTCAGAAACTTGTGATGCCCTCCTCAAACTTGCAGTCCATAATAAAGGACTCCTGCTTTCGGTTGGCTGTCATTTTGTTAGGTTGTGGAGTTAAAGATGCTTGGATCAAAGGGTGCCCTGGGCATGTAAGTTCTTCACTTACATGCCTTTTCTCATAATGGAAGCACACTTCATAAATAATACTCTTCAGTTCATTTAAACTCAATGATATTCCTGAcaacaaatggaaaataagttAGAGCTCTTCTTGAAATACCCAGTGCAGATAAAATAACACTGCTGTTCTTACAGAGGTGATAATGCAAGGTAAATTCTAGGGAATGTGGAACTCATGGATGGTATATCACAGGCTAACCtgaaaaaggagaaagtcctTCATGATTCTGTGTAATCACAGTGGTGACCCGAATAGAAATACCAAGTAAACCTTGAGGAAAACAAATCCTGAGAAGGGAAGAGCACAGAGGTGGCTGTGAACATTCTGGGAACTACAGAATCTCAGTCTGGAGCACGATTTCTCAGCTTTGGCA
Coding sequences within it:
- the HLF gene encoding hepatic leukemia factor; protein product: MEKMSRPLPLNPTFIPPPYGVLRSLLENPLKLPLHHEDAYSKDKDKEKKLDDESNSPTVPQSAFLGPTLWDKTLPYDGDTFQLEYMDLEEFLSENGIPPSPSQHDHSPHPPGLQPTSSAAPSVMDLSSRASAPIHPGIPPPNCVQSPMRPGQLLPANRNTPSPIDPDTIQVPVGYEPDPADLALSSIPGQEMFDPRKRKFSEEELKPQPMIKKARKVFIPDDLKDDKYWARRRKNNMAAKRSRDARRLKENQIAIRASFLEKENSALRQEVADLRKELGKCKNILAKYEARHGPL